Proteins encoded by one window of Manis pentadactyla isolate mManPen7 chromosome X, mManPen7.hap1, whole genome shotgun sequence:
- the LOC130681957 gene encoding NF-kappa-B-activating protein-like: protein MPIHTSCPSGKPPTSGEGLCGSTRNCLQGAGSPAAESFFSYGAARFSCSFGQRAAVMTPVSGSRRPEREASGFGGKRRSSSRSPRPSKAARSPRGRRSRSRSRSCSRSGDRSGLSQGSRNQSYRSRSRSRSRERPSAPRGTPFASASSSAHYGGYSRPYGGDQPWPSLLDKEREESLRRKRLSERERIGELGAPEVWGLSPKNPEPE from the exons ATGCCGATACACACATCCTGTCCCTCTGGGAAACCGCCTACTTCCGGGGAGGGATTGTGTGGAAGTACCCGGAACTGTTTGCAAGGTGCCGGCAGCCCGGCCGCTGAGAGCTTCTTCAGCTACGGAGCCGCCCGTTTCTCCTGCAGTTTCGGACAACGAGCGGCAGTGATGACTCCGGTGTCTGGTTCGCGCAGGCCGGAGCGGGAGGCCTCGGGCTTCGGGGGGAAACGTCGCAGTTCGTCGAGGAGCCCCAGGCCCAGTAAAGCCGCCCGCTCCCCGCGGGGCCGCCGCTCGCGCTCGCGCTCACGTTCTTGCTCTCGGTCGGGAGACCGGAGTGGCCTCAGCCAAGGCTCCCGAAACCAGTCCTATCGCTCCCGCTCGCGGTCACGCTCTCGAGAGCGGCCCTCTGCGCCACGGGGCACCCCCTTCGCTTCTGCCTCCTCGTCCGCCCATTACGGCGGCTACTCGCGCCCCTACGGGGGCGACCAGCCGTGGCCTAGCCTTCTGGACAAGGAAAGGGAGGAGAGCCTGCGGCGGAA GAGattaagtgagagagagaggattgGAGAATTGGGAGCTCCTGAAGTATGGGGACTTTCTCCAAAGAATCCAGAACCAGAGTAA
- the LOC130681809 gene encoding rhox homeobox family member 1-like, with translation MERQPSGNYYDLGIYYNLGYFCLGTYETGVRSGFVQGAASDEEGGGHPGEGTPDLPGDSNREGDGNREGDGSHEVDGSHEGSGGGQKNQQPEDPACAAAAAEAALPHRGKRRAWRVKFMPEQVRVMESIFEQTRYLDRLTRSQLARSIGETEARVQMWFKNRRAKYKRNQSTSCPGTRQLTQTTLPS, from the exons ATGGAGCGTCAGCCCAGCGGCAATTACTATGACCTGGGCATCTACTATAACCTGGGCTACTTCTGCCTGGGAACATACGAAACCGGAGTAAGATCTGGATTCGTGCAGGGTGCAGCATCAGACGAGGAAGGAGGTGGCCACCCTGGCGAAGGAACTCCAGACCTCCCGGGCGATTCCAACCGTGAAGGTGACGGGAACCGTGAGGGCGACGGGAGCCACGAGGTCGACGGGAGCCACGAGGGTAGTGGGGGTGGCCAGAAGAATCAACAGCCTGAAGACCCGGCTTGTGCGGCGGCGGCTGCCGAGGCTGCGCTGCCCCACCGTGGGAAGCGACGTGCCTGGCGCGTTAAATTCATGCCGGAGCAGGTGCGGGTGATGGAAAGCATTTTTGAGCAAACTCGGTACCTGGACAGGCTCACAAG AAGCCAACTTGCAAGATCCATAGGTGAGACTGAAGCTAGAGTGCAG ATGTGGTTTAAGAATCGGAGGGCCAAGTACAAGCGAAATCAGAGCACCTCGTGCCCAGGAACGCGCCAGCTGACCCAGACCACCCTGCCATCGTAA